The following DNA comes from Mya arenaria isolate MELC-2E11 chromosome 11, ASM2691426v1.
GTtcagttttaaccatttttctattttaagtaacagtgaccttgaccctagggaccccaaatgcaatcccatgaaaggtatccataaactcttcctttagaccaagtttggtcaagatatgtcaaccttaactaaatttattcagtttcaaccatttttctattttaagtaacagtgacctggaccttgaccctagggaccacaaacgcaatcccatgaaaggtatctataaactcttcctgtacaccaagtttagtcaagatatgtcatcccgaactaaagttatttagtttcaaccgtttttctatttttagtaacagtgacattgaccttcaccctagggaccccaatcgcaatcccatgaaaggtatccattaactcttcctattgacaaagtttagtcaagatatgtcatccctaactaaagttattcagtttcaacagtttttctatttttagtgacagtgacctttaccttgaggctagggaccctaaacgcaatcccatgaaaggcaTCGATAAACTCTTCTTActgaccaagtttagtcaagatatgtcatccctatctaaagttattcagtttcaaccgtttttctattttaagtaacagtgaccttgaccttgaccatagggaccccaaacgcaatcccatgaaaggtctccataaactctccctatagaccaagttaagtcaagatatgtcatccccaacttaagttattcagtttcaactgtttttctatttttagtaacagtgacattgacccttaggaccctaaacgcaatcccatgaaaggtatccataaactcttcctattgaccaagtttagtcaagatatgtcatccctaactaaagttattcagtttcaaccgtttttctatttttagtaacagtgaccttgaccttgaccctagggaccctaaacgcaatcccatgaaaagtctccattaactcttcctatagaccaagttaagtcaagatatgtcatccctaactaaagttattcagtttcaaccgttttttttatttttagtaacagtgaccttgaccctagggaccctaaacgcaatcccatgaaaggtctccataaactcttcctattgaccaagtttagtcaagatatgtcatccctaactaaagttattcagtttcaaccgtttttctattttaagtaacagtgacctttaccttgaccatagggaccccaaacacaatcccatgaaaggtctcaataaactcttcctatacaccaagtttagtcaagatatgtcatccctaactaaagttattcagtttcaaccgtttttctatttttagtaacagtgaccttgacccttgggaCTCTAAAcgtaatcccatgaaaggtacccataaactctttctatagaccaagtttggtcaagatatgtcaacccttactaaagttattcagtttcataggtgagtttgacgccgcccggccgaccacgttcgccattctaataaccaggtttcactatgtgaaaacctggttaataaacaaacatcaatatcaaataatttcaattccgctgcctttatatttgttcacaatgtgaaattagatggattcctagtcaaatagtgttttgcgccaatggagggtctttccgtaggacgtGCAGCCTCGTTCTGTgattgacctctaaattgactaaatataactatggagaACCCAAACCAACTAGTAAAATGATAAACGAAAATATATGTGGATTTGACTCATCCATTGTACAacaatagaggaaatatatcctaaaacgctatactatacttttacatttcaaagcacgaacattacattgaaacatggaaaacattttACAGCACATATATGTtacaacattattgtagcacatggcattcatatcatcacaGCGATTTGAGCTACGTTCCacagcttaatttgcagccaagacaataCATTGGTGTTAAAGCTCATTCCTAGCCAGAtattgtaaaagtagggggactttttatagtacccgacgataagtccctaaatgacatgttcgaatattcaaatattcctTTGCATCCCTATTATTGATCAATACAAACGTTCAATAGCTGACGAGGACTGCAGGCATGTACTCACGGGTTCTGTAAGGCTGGGGTCCTTCTCTAGGAACTGAACGACGCAGTAGGCAAGCTGGGGATGGTACACACTCAGAGATTTCACCTTGTGCAGAGGCAGCAGCACCTTTAGTAGGAACACCTTGTGCTCCTCTTTCAATGGCAACGCAAAACCATTGATGATGCTGCAATTAGTAAGATAGTCAACtcttgtataataattataagatCTGACCATaaatgagaaagatatggacCAGACAAAAAGGGAAGGACCAGCTGACACATACTAAATTCAGAAGGTTTCTGTAATCTTAAAGGGACATAGGTTTTGTGCGCAACACATCCACATGCTATGTTGGTCACTCCtgccaaatatattttttaatctgaCAATGAATGAGATAATATGTTTCTGTACCAGTTTATTACATATATTGAGCCATagaatgtaaacatttcaataactGGAACAAGATTTGAATTCTGCATTAACTcctgtatttttatttactccGATTAACAGTTTAATGGTCTTCCAAAATGATTATGATAAACTCTATCACGAAATAAACAACACCTACCTTCCTAGAATTTCTAACAGTTCTGCAATGCCATTGTGACGTTCTGTTTCATAGATGAACCTGAAATGTACATAGGGTAAAGCATTGTACAGATACAgattgtaaaacattatttctgttattttggAAAAGAAGGAAATGTTAAAGCATTGGGAATAAGGTGGAATATCGACCAAAAAATTGTCAGTAAAACATACTGCTTAGCAAACCTCACAAATATTACCTgctaataaatattataaatcttCACCAGTAAAAGAACCGagttacagtaaaactgtgaaaACTTGAACAGGGGAAAGCCCGTGAACTGCGGATTGGTCGAGGCTAAGTTACAACCttaattctttcttttttctgatTCAATATACTGACAATTACTCGAGACCTAAAAAAGTCAAGCATTGTTGCCAGTCCCAAACACAAATCATACACTAAAGCTGAATAACTTGAGGTCTTAAATTCACACATTTCCCAAAgcatgttccaaaataaacaaactattgataggagttaaaattttcgcacattatgaaaattgcaatgacagacAAACAATTATCTGTTGTAAAAACTGCTAATCACTGTTTATGCACCATGCTCTGCACGCTGTCACCCCATATTATAAGTCAACAGTACCGCAAGACAAAAAAGATATACGGTATAATGCTACTAGACATGTTTTGActtcaaacagtgaaaaaagGCATTTCATAAAGGACTAAATTGGAACTTGGGATAACTTGAAACATCAGATAACATGAGGTTTAAACTCAGGCACTGGCATTCTTATTTTCAAGTTATTGCTTTTTTACTGTAAATATTAAAGTGGGCTGTGTACGTACGAATAAAAGATGTTGTTGATCTGTTTACGGATGTAAGCACGGAGGCCGAGGAATTTGCCATAGATGCGGTGAAGGATTGTCTTCTGGAAATCTCTTTCCCTTGGGTCCTCACTGTCAAACAGCTCAAGGAGCtggaaaataaacatgtatacataactCTACACATTCATGCATAGAGAACGCATATGTAACAGTCTGTACAAATTGCTTTGTATATCCGCAGCCAATTGAATTGAATCAAACTTGTTAATTCTTTTATTCAGTGGaagttagccaaaatgttcattgatcggtcaatatttatcctaTAATAAccattgaccaatcaaattgcttttATGTGCAACTTAGTCAAAAGATCACCTGTGGATAACTCATCCAGGTTTTTACAATTGGTTGCCGGGGAAACTCAAACTCACAATCCTTCATATGAAGACGAATACTTCCTCATTGCTATACTAAAAACATGCGACAAAAACtgggttttcaatatttgtgcaAAGAGAGGGTCTGagcatatttaatattaaaaagatgGATAAGAATACAGAAGGAAATGTGACACCCTTTAAGTTTATATGCTTCCCTAAGTTATTACAATAGCACCTCCTTTTGACCAAAGAAccttatgtgtgaccttgacctacatACAGACATGAGTGTTGCTGGTGACACACAGTCTCATTAATTCCATTGACTGTGGTTAATTTGCAGTGACCTTGAGAGATTTGTTGGTCACAAAATGaaacagactgcacaaattgctgTGTTGGAACCAAACAATCAACCCCAATCTACAGTGTACATGTAAGGAAAGGTTTTATGGGAAACCAGGtctcatacatatatatctacgcctataatacatgtatgatagaGCTTTATCACATATCCTGTGCATTACAGCTGTCCAGGTTAATCACATCCTATTAGAACATTTAAATCTATTTCAAACTTAATGAATGTGCATAATTATCAAGACATTCCTAAGGCAAATTAATAAATAGCTTGTTTGGCGTCACTCGACAGACTAACAATAATACATGTGACTCAAAAGTCTCTTAGCCTCTCAAGCGgtaacaattttataaacacCATTACATATTTCAGGGGTTTGACCAACCTACCCCTCCAAACGTGGGTCAGATAATGCcaaacaataaattacttaacTGTGGCCTAAAATCATGAAAGTTGAATATGTTAAATAGCATTTATAATCTGTTCAATCCGCCAATTCATTTAACTGGATGGTAATGCATGTAAATGTTCATCAATCACGCTTTTTACTCTCATATCATAAGTTTATTAAAAGATTATTTTAGCATATGGTCATGATAAACTGAAGCCAAAAAAGGAAGTATTTCATGGTCTTACCTGAAGAACAAATTTCTGGTCTATGTATCTCTTAGCTGTGTTAGGCTGGAAATCTGGGGACTCCAAAAAACGTAGGAAAAACTCGTAGACAAGCTGAAAACAGTGAATAAACACAATCAAAACCCCTTTCAATCACTAAGTACAATACTGGAATCAAAATAGCATGTTTTTTCCTTTATCTTATAACATGTTAGATTCACCGTATGATGTCACGACTGCAACTTATGTGAAGTTGACTCTCTTAAAAAGTGTTTAACAAACTTTAAAGAACCATTCACTTTAAATCACTTAAGTGGAAGCATTTCAGTATTGAGAGTTTCACTGACATTGCTAACATATTAAGTCActcaaaataaacagaaaaaaagttctGAACACAGATTAAAAAGGTTTCAAACTCCAGATCAAGAACTGAATCACATGTCAGTGTTAAGTGCGCAAATTGACAAGAATGTCTTTAGACAAGCACAAGATCCATCCTGATGCTCTGGTCTGTGTTCATTACCTGTAGGTGTGGCCAGGCCGCCTCAAGGGTTGGCTCATCTTCCTCCGGGTCAAATTCTGCCCCACTTGGATTGGACGACGGTGGCAAAGTGCGGAACAGGTTTGTGGAaaactgaaaatacaaacacaattaaagTTTGCTCCATCTGTGTCACTAGGTGTTTCCAGAGATACAGTAGCAGGGATGTGATTGAATTGGCTGCTGGGTGGCTGAAAAATCCCTCCCGCATGGGATTGAAAGGGGATGAAGCACCCTGTACCAGAAGCAAAACTGGCTTTATAAAAGCACTTTTGAGGCCCATCCTTACATTACATTAGAAGCAAACTGGAGTGTCAATGCttacaacaaataaagtaacaCTTAAAAGCATTCTGAcagttaacttttttttaatcagtttcaaataatacaattttaaaaaacaatttggtCTCTGGAGCCATAAGATCCGTGGAAAATTGTATGACAAATCACATCCATGTGAATACAAAATATAGATACAAAACCAGCCAACAGCAAGTGATGCCAACTCTTGTCagtttttttgctgtcattCATAGGGTTTAATTAGCCAAGTCTATTCAGTTGTCAGATATTATTTGTCAGAGGTAATATCATAGAAATCAATTGGATAATACAACCATGTTCTATAATTCATTGACGAAATATAATCTCTTAATTGGTCAATTAGATAGTTAAATGACAACCAGGGTCATGTTAATTAGAGTCATGAGACTGCTACTTCATATATTGGAATACTAACAGTACACATGTACCAAGGGTCATGACAATACCCTTTAATAGTAATAATGTTATTCTGTTCTAATGGCAACCATGAAGGTCTCTCAATGGCACACCAGCAAGAAAGCATCAAGGTTTACAACCATATCTAGATTTTGAAAGACAAGCTAAAATGTCACTATGACACAAACAACTAAATATAAATGTAGATGAAATTCACAGATTCCATAGGCACAATAGATCTAAACACATACAATTTACATGAAACAATAAATTACTCCAAaacagggctggtattcatGATATTATTGGATTCACAATTTATGCTAAAATCAATCATacttttctttcaatttgaCTATATTTTAATCAGATGTTTTGTGAAAACCAGAGATACAGATATTTCTTTACTTAAAGTGTATTATGGAACACCTTTGTGTAACTTTTCTTAGTGCATTGTACACCTTGGTTTCATTCAATAAAGTGTAATGGTGAGTGTTAATCTTCTGCCACATTGAAGTgcaaatattaatgtatttttgcaTTCATGATAGGCTTGATCCTAAATGCAGAACTTCATAGATTAAATTACACCAGCGCTAACTTCCATTTGCATCACAAAAGAGAAATCAAAACAGGttgcattttcaaaacttttaaaaataaattattctaaACCAGTTTACCCGGCATCTTCTGTTCTGGTCAAAATGGTTGGTCCTAAAATGGTCGTCAATTGATAGAATTACGGTCCACccatataacaattattattttcaccaagatgtttatataaatttaatttgatatcataattggcGCATTTTAAACCGTATTTACACCAATATCTTTATCTGTAACTCTAGAATACCTGTGTCAGACTACTTACCATGTGGATTGCCTCCGGGTAGATGGCATCTGTGATGACGCCACGGTTCTGGGTGACAAACTCCACCATCTCATTGAGAGCTGCTCGCTTCACCTCCTTCCATTTTAGGTCACTGAGCGGGTCCTGCATGAAGTCAAACAGCACACAGCACTGTCGTAACTTCTGTATAAACAGCTCCTCACGTTCAGCAGGCGTCGCATCTGCGATATAAGAAAACACTTTATGATCTTTGTATATTGCATGGAGTCTAAGAAGTCAATCGAATGACCCTAAGTTACAGGTGTGatgtttgtcaaaaaaaaaaaaaggattatGTTCCACATATCTTGCTTTGTAATACGTTATTATATGGGGCTTTATAGGAGCCACAACATAGGTtgatacaaaatacaaacaattcattataatgcattattgactttaattcatttaaaaaaaaaatatgccaatattttaatgctttttactggggaatttgtggccaaatagctattaattaaaaaaacgtataaaggctgattttttttattctgtacTTAAATCAGAGTTTTTGAGTTTCATTTATCATTAatgtcaaatgatttaaaacttgataatgcattgaattaaagaaaatatacatcaaCCTATGTTGTGCGCCTTTAACTGTAATACCACAGATTagatctttgaaaaaaatgtatcatgGGGTGGTATAAAAGCAAACATCCGTATTTGAACTGCTCATACAACCTACAGAAAAGTGCAAATTTGCTGGTTCACCATTtctgatatttattaaaagaaaatgcagaCAAGGGAGTTGTTGTGATGAACTGATACATATGCAAATACAATGAAGAAACATAAATAGCCAAGAGAGCGAAGAGACATGACATAACACAACATCAGATCATTCAAACTAGGAACAACAAAAACTATATAGTAATTAATTACATCAaagggaaaataatttattatagaGACAACAATTTAGAACAGGAAACTAATTTTAAAGTTGCTCCTTTCacattttttatctaaaataatttcCTTGAAAATTTCCTTGATAATACCTCAGACATAATCTTATACCTTTCAAAAAGGGTAGTTTGACTAATTCTCTATTTTTCGTGACGTTGAATCTTGAAGAGTTTTGTCGTTTGTCTTTCTTCACATGAGGAGGGCCGGTGAACTTTAACTTGTTGATATTCGTGGTCGGTGGATGGGGTTCTGTGTTCGGGGTTGTGCCTTTctttttctgaaattaaaatttagtttttaaacattttcattttgcatGCTTGTTCCATTGTTTTTACCAAAGTGCTTAAGTACcagttttaaaataagtaaaaatgagtttttcaacTGTTAATATCATGCTCCCATCCTGTTATCTGATCTGGAAATAGATTtcttattcaataaaaacaaagttactaccgtattatatcatgcataggacgcacttttttacccccaattattgccttaaaaattgcctgcgtctttctatgctattagaatttcatctgtttttttccaagtccatttcaggtcgaaaatatcggaccggggaagaacgcggtaatagtaagtatctgtactgcgtcaccgaagtgaacaactgacataggtaaaatcatgcaagttaacacacgcagaaatatattgaaagtttactttaaaatgatttattgaaaaataaattgaaaacaaacacgagtgtttacttttttacaaaagggacgctactcacaaaaactcgatgtgagtcagcactttaactggattgagttataacggcaacggaaaatcgggaaaggaggtatttatcaattaatcgttgttcatgattttaatgtttcgatattttacaaaacattttgttgtatgttactgttttaaaaaaataataaaggaatgtgcataacgcaaagtagcatttttgtcactatcaaatcttttcaaatgtgcgaaggtgtgaaaaacacccgctgtctgtcattagaaaaacatcaatagaacaaactattgcgatggtaataccgtattgttgtttgttcgcactttacccgagGTGCCTTctgctggcaaggctaattaccgacacgcaatAATTATgctgacatgctttaatccgcgcagcgacaagccttatcaaaacaatcattagttttgacaatacacagttttgcaacggttgactgtcattcagaggGCATGTCGGGAgatgcaacggttgcaacggttgactgtcagtcagaactagtctattacagcatttgtataagtcttatattatgcctgaatgttctcaaaatgtcaagacatatatcattgttgtgtacgtttaattaccgaaatacgacgataattatcgataTACACAAGACACTTACCGAAATATgccttttatacaatttttgtttgttttttacttcaatatatgttataaatactttaccaacctcaatttttcggctccgattttgacatttttccgctgcgtcctatcttatatattaaggggttttacccgttttctcaacaatttttttgcctgcgtcctatctatgctagcgtcctaaacatgatataatacggtatctatgaaaatctttaatttatatacaagataaataaaatgaagagtGTTTGTTTCCTGATTGGgcaaaacaagttatttgaaatttCCCAATCTGTAACACTGAAGAGGAAATCACCTTGGTGCCCATCTTTTTTTTCTCCACTGTTTTTTAAcgaaaaatcattttttaaaatatttgttcaagcACCACTGTTTCCAGGATTTGCTGTTTTGATGTCAGTATAAGTGTCAGATacatggtctagtggtaaagctCTTCATTGTAAATTCAGGGGCTGCCTGTCCGATCCCAGCCTTACCACTTGAAACTCCAACCGTCTTTCAAGGAATGTTAAAGGGATGTTAAATGAAGGTCCTGTGTGAAAGTGATGTGCATGTGGTGCACGTTTAAGAACCAGAGCTCTCATGTGGTGCACGTTTAAGAACCAGAGCTCTAACTAGGGTAACAACCTTTAGGTGCACTATGCCCCAAAACCTAACattactaatgcaccagtcaattgtaaccacgcccccccccacaggtccggggaatagcagggactttgactttggttcagccaaccccggctaaactccccgccctgcggggacgaacagatggtaaaatccccgccaaatgcccccgcaccccagggaccctatgTAAGGCacatttcccgctatatttaaagcgaagacaaaaccaccgcattcacccggcactgcggggccacctgaaaggtaaaaacacagcccatttcccccgctattcCCGATATACCCCGGGACctgggagggccgtggttacaattgactggtgcataatactCTCTCTATATAATCAATGCAAATGGATGGTCTGGTGGCATCgaaacattattattcatttccAAACTAAGTATCATAGAACTGGAAGGTCAAGACAACATACAGAAATTCTGCATTTAGTGATTcagcagtggtcaaaattagcacaagcccgcaagccctgcactggtaaaatgtcttccgggcttgctcaaattctgcattttatatagcagggcttgttcaaaactTTTATGCCACGCAATAcaataagaattcgggcttgttcatccaaaagtctaatttcgatgactgattCAGAAAACTAGCtatgttattaaacaaataGATTTCCACTCAATTGTACATTTTCTTTGTAAAGCTGAGTCAAATCATGACATTATTTTTGACTGATATCTTAACATTTACTATTTAGTAGTGACATATAATTATTCAACATGCATGTATGCTCTGACAGGAACGAACTGCTAAATAAACACCAACCTGTCATTTGTAtggccgccattttgaattCTATGCAAATTATGAATGACCATTTCCAAAGACATGACGTTTTTCGTACCTCATTTTCAGCGTTTTCTGAATTCTCCTTCGACCCCGGCTTTGTGGTCGTGTTATTTTTGGTTGGTGTCTGAAACGGAAATGCCATGAGAACCGAATTCACATGAATAAGTCAATATTTACCGAATATCATAACAGCATAGTATTGATTTGGAACATGTTGTAAGCTGACTTTATCAAAGAGTTGTAGCGATTCATCGAGATAAATCAACATTTCAAAGGCTGGAACGTATTGAGAAAGAGGAACATACCTTCTCTTTCTTTGGTTTATTTGGCATTTCGAAGAAAAAGGTGACCCAAATAAATTCACTTTTCCCGTTTCACTGTATTTTCGGATCACTTCACAATGTAACGACGCATTTGATTGGCTGTACAGGTCACATGGATATTCAGTCTGTTTTCATCAGGTCATGTGATCAAACTTATCGGTGTTGGAAACAAAACAGAAGCAGAACTTTATTCATTAGAAAAGTGGAAAACACTACCACTTTACATTAATATCGCGTAACAGTGACTTTTTCATGATCATCAGTAAACTGCAAAATGCATGTCGATCTACAGTCGGCCATTTTCTAAAATAACTGTAAAGAGTTTGACCATTACAGCACCGTTCAAAAGTCTTCACTCGAGCCTCAAACCTCcacagcggttacttccctttgctcTGTCATCAATTCTTTTTGTGACCATGCGGTCAATTAAGATTTAACaccgaaaatcaacaaaaaaaatatgcttaaacGGCCTGGTGCGGTTACCTTGTAAAATCATTgtatatcattgattttcataacatttaaaattctaAAAGAGCAATATATCCATAAACATTTTAACCACCCTGCAATTTGTAAGAGTTAAATGACacgaagtaacattttaatgattaagaatgggcggagtgaagtggtgtacataaattatatacattttaagtaCAACATATCATAAAAAGCAGGCCTTGTTGTTAGGAATGTTTCTAATATTATAACGCAATTACATCAGTGTTAAGATCACCATAGCCCCATATTTCACATGCATACAGTACTATTAAGACCAAACTTTACACTCTTGTTCACTAGGAGTGGACTATTAGTGAACAATTTGTGCACTATTGATAAACTAATGTAGTCTGTAGTTTATTAGATAAGCCAGTATTGATTTTCCTGGTCCACTCAGATTGGCCTtactatattgatttaattttactgaTAAGATCATTTTCTCTAGTAGTtcatccgggggggcaaatgtccgggggggcaaatgtccgttTACCAGTTCATTGTTTAACTTGTGACAAAACATTTTAGTATACTGCATTATTGATGACTTTATGATGTCCATCATTTAATGGGCCAGTAACTAAAGACAAGGGGTTTCTACCCATCATTTACTTgtcatatttgtcattttttaaattctaatgtagatgaaataaaaataaaacatttcttaaataaatacaataaattttctttgtaagccaatatttgaaaatagggttgttatacatataattgtGCTACTATTGTAACatccaaacattttttttggtaattcagacatttaattaaagtcaattagtgattacaaaataataattctgaGTCCTAAGTATATAAGTGAACAGcactattatatatt
Coding sequences within:
- the LOC128207795 gene encoding serine/threonine-protein phosphatase 2A 56 kDa regulatory subunit gamma isoform-like isoform X2, coding for MPNKPKKEKTPTKNNTTTKPGSKENSENAENEKKKGTTPNTEPHPPTTNINKLKFTGPPHVKKDKRQNSSRFNVTKNRELVKLPFLKDATPAEREELFIQKLRQCCVLFDFMQDPLSDLKWKEVKRAALNEMVEFVTQNRGVITDAIYPEAIHMFSTNLFRTLPPSSNPSGAEFDPEEDEPTLEAAWPHLQLVYEFFLRFLESPDFQPNTAKRYIDQKFVLQLLELFDSEDPRERDFQKTILHRIYGKFLGLRAYIRKQINNIFYSFIYETERHNGIAELLEILGSIINGFALPLKEEHKVFLLKVLLPLHKVKSLSVYHPQLAYCVVQFLEKDPSLTEPVIMALLKFWPKVHSPKEVMFLNELEEILDVIEPAEFTKVMVQLFKQLAKCVSSPHFQVAERALYFWNNEYILSLISDNASTILPITFPALYRTKEHWNKTIHGLIYNALKLFMEMNQKLFDDCTQQYKTERQKEKEKMKLREETWLKLQNIAKGNPQFKQFSSGISGDVSMGGLISNGPEDEEVVLVSLEKLEKEAVEISRRKPKDKPLLRRKSELPHDITMIKALDGHKRPDEFLKTNSETN
- the LOC128207795 gene encoding serine/threonine-protein phosphatase 2A 56 kDa regulatory subunit gamma isoform-like isoform X1, whose amino-acid sequence is MPNKPKKEKTPTKNNTTTKPGSKENSENAENEKKKGTTPNTEPHPPTTNINKLKFTGPPHVKKDKRQNSSRFNVTKNRELVKLPFLKDATPAEREELFIQKLRQCCVLFDFMQDPLSDLKWKEVKRAALNEMVEFVTQNRGVITDAIYPEAIHMFSTNLFRTLPPSSNPSGAEFDPEEDEPTLEAAWPHLQLVYEFFLRFLESPDFQPNTAKRYIDQKFVLQLLELFDSEDPRERDFQKTILHRIYGKFLGLRAYIRKQINNIFYSFIYETERHNGIAELLEILGSIINGFALPLKEEHKVFLLKVLLPLHKVKSLSVYHPQLAYCVVQFLEKDPSLTEPVIMALLKFWPKVHSPKEVMFLNELEEILDVIEPAEFTKVMVQLFKQLAKCVSSPHFQVAERALYFWNNEYILSLISDNASTILPITFPALYRTKEHWNKTIHGLIYNALKLFMEMNQKLFDDCTQQYKTERQKEKEKMKLREETWLKLQNIAKGNPQFKQFSSGISGDVSMGGLISNGPEDEEVVLVSLEKLEKEAVEVGLSAISRRKPKDKPLLRRKSELPHDITMIKALDGHKRPDEFLKTNSETN